One window of the Mycoplasmopsis anatis genome contains the following:
- a CDS encoding DnaA ATPase domain-containing protein translates to MFDNRIITRLASGFQSQIKIPTDNDLNTLLDALLEKNEFDKTKFDDKTRNFIIKNFQASIRSLEGAVNRIKIL, encoded by the coding sequence TTGTTTGATAACAGAATAATAACAAGATTAGCATCGGGTTTTCAGAGTCAAATCAAAATTCCAACAGATAATGATTTAAATACTTTATTGGATGCTTTACTTGAAAAAAATGAATTCGATAAAACTAAATTTGATGATAAAACTAGAAATTTTATAATAAAAAACTTTCAAGCTTCTATAAGGTCTTTAGAGGGTGCTGTTAATAGAATCAAAATTTTATAA
- a CDS encoding DnaA ATPase domain-containing protein, producing the protein MNEKYSLSNYIESDFNKEAIKACMFAINGSSEFNPIYISSLSGLGKTHLLKGVQLEFEKEKKKQYMSIQWNLQEIFQPIWLKIINWKFQN; encoded by the coding sequence ATAAACGAAAAATATTCTTTATCTAATTACATTGAGAGCGATTTTAATAAAGAAGCAATTAAAGCTTGCATGTTTGCTATTAACGGTAGCAGCGAATTTAATCCAATTTATATTTCTTCCTTATCAGGTTTAGGAAAAACACATTTATTAAAAGGTGTTCAATTAGAATTTGAAAAAGAAAAGAAAAAACAATATATGTCAATCCAGTGGAATTTACAAGAAATATTTCAACCTATTTGGCTGAAAATAATCAATTGAAAATTTCAAAATTAA
- a CDS encoding GTPase: MAGTTRDIIEENIQLDGILFKLIDTAGLRQTEEKIESIGIKNLLNKLNVLTY, encoded by the coding sequence ATAGCCGGTACTACTAGAGATATAATTGAAGAAAATATTCAACTTGATGGAATTTTGTTTAAATTAATTGACACAGCTGGATTGCGTCAAACAGAAGAAAAAATTGAAAGTATTGGAATTAAAAATCTCTTGAACAAATTGAACGTGCTGACCTATTAA
- a CDS encoding methyltransferase domain-containing protein has product MWEIYFYSRVNKQTRKKGWYNLLHLDSAKLTTEIKEGSVDFAFYSFNGIMCVPTEEKRIKILREIYKVLSPNGIAIITAANRDSSEKLKILYWRASEMKQQSK; this is encoded by the coding sequence ATGTGAGAAATTTATTTTTATAGCCGAGTTAATAAACAGACAAGAAAAAAGGGATGATATAACCTTTTACATTTAGATTCAGCAAAGCTAACTACTGAAATTAAAGAAGGATCAGTTGATTTTGCTTTTTATAGTTTTAACGGGATAATGTGCGTCCCAACAGAAGAAAAAAGAATTAAAATATTAAGAGAAATTTATAAGGTTTTAAGTCCGAATGGTATCGCAATCATAACAGCAGCAAACAGGGATAGTAGTGAAAAATTAAAAATTCTTTATTGAAGAGCAAGCGAAATGAAACAACAATCAAAATAA